A stretch of the Notamacropus eugenii isolate mMacEug1 chromosome 2, mMacEug1.pri_v2, whole genome shotgun sequence genome encodes the following:
- the LOC140528993 gene encoding C-reactive protein-like, whose amino-acid sequence MNMEKLPLCFLFIMSLSNALAQTDLSGKAFVFPLESDDSYVTLIPRLEKSLKAFTVCLKVYTDLQRSCSLFSYATESIFNEFLLYKKKVGLYIFEVGNKELFFEVPETVPAPMHFCATWESQSGIAELWVNGKPMVRKSLQKGYSLGIKAKIILGQDQDSFGAGFEKTQSLVGDIGDVFMWDFVLLPEEINTVYLGGTVSPNVLDWKHLNFEKKGYVVIKPQLWA is encoded by the coding sequence ACCTGAGTGGCAAAGCCTTTGTATTCCCACTTGAATCTGATGATTCCTATGTGACCCTGATACCACGCCTGGAGAAGTCCCTAAAGGCCTTCACTGTGTGCCTGAAAGTCTACACTGACCTGCAAAGAAGCTGTAGTCTTTTCTCCTATGCCACTGAGTCAATTTTTAATGAGTTTCTCCTGTATAAGAAAAAGGTTGGGTTATATATCTTTGAAGTGGGTAATAAAGAGTTATTCTTTGAGGTCCCTGAGACTGTTCCTGCTCCAATGCACTTCTGTGCCACCTGGGAGTCACAGTCAGGCATTGCTGAACTCTGGGTAAATGGGAAGCCCATGGTGAGGAAGTCCCTGCAAAAAGGATACTCTCTGGGGATTAAGGCAAAGATTATCCTTGGGCAAGATCAGGATTCTtttggggcaggatttgaaaagACTCAGTCCCTGGTCGGGGACATTGGAGATGTGTTCATGTGGGACTTTGTATTGTTACCAGAAGAAATTAATACTGTGTACCTTGGTGGAACTGTTAGTCCTAATGTCCTAGATTGGAAGCACCTGAACTTTGAGAAAAAGGGCTATGTGGTCATCAAGCCTCAGTTGTGGGCGTGA